The Neodiprion fabricii isolate iyNeoFabr1 chromosome 4, iyNeoFabr1.1, whole genome shotgun sequence genome window below encodes:
- the LOC124179412 gene encoding trypsin-2-like, with amino-acid sequence MQLTMLSNHVNRFLAQELTLLLLVGIVGVSSSEQGIYSSSEDQPEGNKLRQLGRIVNGSQALLGQFSHQVSLRYSWTESHFCGGSIIDSQWILTAAHCMFLQTGAQIQPWMVSVIAGDLWLNRTSSTSQRRSVSQIIIHEDYDSVTYENDITLLRLGEPLLFENPAVQYQTLQSSTVAAGTTCQVAGWGYPAIDILHLMNELMYVDVSIVSQTVCRKLYVEFSDIPDGMICAGYIEGLRDACQGDSGGGLICEGVLTGVVSSGNGCAWPGFPGIYTDVKHYREWVLRWSGIEDRTGEASALRSLSISTALLSLIAVSL; translated from the exons ATGCAACTAACCATGTTGTCCAACCATGTGAACAGATTTCTGGCTCAAGAGCTAACCCTTCTTCTGCTCGTCGGTATCGTCGGAGTTTCAAGTTCAG aacaaGGTATTTATTCGTCGAGCGAAGATCAACCGGAGGGTAACAAACTGCGTCAATTGGGGCGGATAGTGAACGGTTCCCAGGCATTACTCGGTCAGTTTTCCCATCAG GTATCACTCCGCTACAGCTGGACCGAGAGTCACTTTTGCGGCGGTAGTATAATCGACTCCCAATGGATCCTCACCGCGGCCCACTGCATGTTCCTCCA AACTGGGGCGCAGATCCAGCCCTGGATGGTGTCAGTGATAGCCGGAGATCTTTGGCTGAACCGCACTTCGTCCACGAGTCAGCGACGGTCGGTATCTCAGATAATCATTCACGAGGACTACGACTCGGTGACCTATGAAAACGACATCACACTACTCAGG CTCGGAGAACCACTGCTCTTCGAAAATCCCGCAGTGCAGTACCAAACGTTACAGTCGAGCACGGTGGCTGCTGGTACCACGTGCCAAGTGGCTGGATGGGGATACCCTGCTATC GACATTCTGCATTTGATGAACGAACTGATGTACGTCGATGTGTCGATAGTGAGCCAGACTGTGTGCCGAAAGCTCTACGTCGAATTCTCAGACATTCCTGATGGCATGATATGCGCCGGGTACATAGAAGGGCTGCGGGATGCTTGCCAG GGCGACTCCGGAGGTGGGCTGATTTGCGAGGGTGTTTTAACCGGCGTCGTATCATCTGGAAACGGATGCGCGTGGCCTGGCTTTCCCGGGATCTACACCGACGTCAAGCACTATCGAGAATGGGTCTTGCGGTGGTCTGGCATAGAGGACAGAACCGGCGAAGCCAGCGCTCTGCGATCGCTATCTATTTCTACCGCACTACTGTCGCTGATTGCAGTGTCGCTGTAG